The Dokdonia sp. 4H-3-7-5 genomic interval AATATCAAGTTAAAAATTACGATTTTACAGACATTAAAGATACCATAATAGAAGGTATAGCATATAGCTCATATAAGCTTACTTCTAATAATTCAAAAAGAGCCAAAAGAAATAAATTAGGAACTAATCTATATATTATTGATAAACGTATTGCTGAGCACTTACCCTTACTCACATTTGCAACGGCCTATGAAGAGTGGAAAACTGAACGAAACATTCCAAATGGACTATTTATCGAAAAACACATGTTATTTTATTCTGGAAAAACGTTTATGAAAGAAAAAATAGTAAGTACCCATAAAATACAAAAGCAAATAATTATAGCATCTCCTTGCCTTTAATGTAGTGACTTTTAAATTTCTTCACCACTTACATTAAAGGAGATTATTCACCCACCATTATAAGTATCTATATTTAAAAACTACTCATCTTCGCCAATAAATACGGATCATAAACCAAGAAAACTTCCGTTTCAATATTGTACTTTTATCTCCCACAAAAAAACAACCTTGAACGCTTCTATGGCAAAAAAGAAATCCACGGCTAAAAAAACAAATACTAAGACTCCTAGAAAATCTATTTCCTTTAAGTTGACGCGCCAGCAGCAGATCATTTTAGGAAGTTTTTTATTCTTACTTGGTCTCGGTTTGCTGTTTTCTTTTATCTCATACTTATTTACTTGGAAAGTAGATCAAAGTCTTATCGCTACAGGAACCAGAGATGACGAAGCTTCAAACTGGCTCTCTCTTGTGGGTGCCCGTATTAGCCATTTCTTTATCTATAAAGGTTTTGGTATCCCGGCCCTCGCACTTTGTATTCTCACAGCACTTACTGGTATACATTACTTTTTTGATTACGCAAAGACGTCATTAAAAAGATTTTGGTTTTGGGGAATATTGCTCATGCTTTGGCTAGCGGTATTTCTTGGATTTTTCCATAAAAAGAATGACATCCTTGGAGGCACCGTAGGTTATGAAATCAATGACTTCTTACAAGATTATTTGGGTCTTGCGGGAGCAATCATCGTGATGGCTTTTCTAGCGATTGTCTATCTAGTTGTACGTTTAAAACTTACACCAGAACGTATATCTACTTTCATTAACAAACAACGTAGTGATCTCGCTGGTGAGTTTTCAGAAGATGGAAAGGAACCTATTATAGTAGATAACTCCTCTACTTACGAAGCCGAAGAGTTTTTAAAAGGAACTAAGGTTGAGGATGAGACCGCTTTCGCGAAAGCGGAAACCACCACACCTACTAAGCCATCTACCTTTGAACAAAACGTTCAAGATTTACAGCCTACACTTACCAAAAAAGAAGCGGAATCTACAAGCAGCTTCCAAGTAACGAAAGCTCCAGAGGAAGAAGTTGTCGTACCTGTGGAAGAAGTTGCTGTAGAGGTAGAAAAACCAATTGAAGAGGAAGAACTCACAGATAATTTAAGCTCAAAGCTCGTTGCAGATTTTGGCGAATTTGACCCTACGTTAGAACTTGGCAAATTTAAGTTCCCTCCTATCGATCTATTAAAAGATTATACAAACGGTCAAGGAATTACTATTAATCAAGCAGAGCTTGAAGAAAATAAAAATCGAATTGTTGAAACGCTTAATAACTATAAAATAGGCATCTCAAACATTAAAGCAACCGTAGGACCTACGGTGACATTATATGAGATTGTACCTGAGGCTGGGGTTCGTATTTCAAAAATTAAAAACTTAGAAGATGATATTGCGCTATCACTAAGTGCACTAGGTATACGTATTATTGCTCCTATCCCTGGACGTGGAACTATAGGTATC includes:
- a CDS encoding FtsK/SpoIIIE family DNA translocase, producing MAKKKSTAKKTNTKTPRKSISFKLTRQQQIILGSFLFLLGLGLLFSFISYLFTWKVDQSLIATGTRDDEASNWLSLVGARISHFFIYKGFGIPALALCILTALTGIHYFFDYAKTSLKRFWFWGILLMLWLAVFLGFFHKKNDILGGTVGYEINDFLQDYLGLAGAIIVMAFLAIVYLVVRLKLTPERISTFINKQRSDLAGEFSEDGKEPIIVDNSSTYEAEEFLKGTKVEDETAFAKAETTTPTKPSTFEQNVQDLQPTLTKKEAESTSSFQVTKAPEEEVVVPVEEVAVEVEKPIEEEELTDNLSSKLVADFGEFDPTLELGKFKFPPIDLLKDYTNGQGITINQAELEENKNRIVETLNNYKIGISNIKATVGPTVTLYEIVPEAGVRISKIKNLEDDIALSLSALGIRIIAPIPGRGTIGIEVPNKNPRIVSMRSAVASKKFQEAEMELPLTLGKTISNETFVVDLAKMPHLLMAGATGQGKSVGLNAILTSLLYKKHPAEVKFVLVDPKKVELTLFNKIERHYLAKLPDTDEAIITDNSKVINTLNSLCIEMDNRYDLLKDAMCRNIKEYNVKFKARKLNPENGHKFLPYIVLVVDEFADLIMTSGKEVETPIARLAQLARAIGIHLIIATQRPSVNVITGIIKANFPARIAFRVTSKIDSRTILDTSGADQLIGRGDMLYTQGNDVVRIQCAFVDTPEVERIVDYIGNQKAYPDAHLLPEYVGEESGTSLDIDASDRDALFRDAAEVLVIAQQGSASLLQRKLKLGYNRAGRIIDQLEAAGVVGPFEGSKARQVLVQDMAGLDQLLNNE